The sequence aacaacatcagGATGTGTAAtcattgctgtatatgttgatgatttaaacatcattggaacgaataaagaaattcaagaagttatgatgtacttgaaagaagaatttgaaataaaggatcttggaaaaaccaagtactgtctgggtttgcaaatcgaaaaaaaagaatgtgaaatttttgttcaccaggcaaattatacataaaagatccttaaacgttttaatatggataaatcaaatccattaagtactccaatggttgtaagatcattaaacatagaaaaggatccattccgtccatgtgaggatgatgaagttattcttggtccagaagtaccatatctaagtgtcattggtgcccttatatatcttgcaaattgcactagacctgatatatcttttgctgtaaatttattggcaagattcagttcatatccaacaaagaggcactggaacggaattaaacatatattccgttatctacaaggaacgacagatttgggacttttgtactcaaaagacaccaatcaaagtatcattggttatgctgatgctggatatttatctgatccacataaggcacgttcccaaaccggatatgtatttactcgtggaggcaccgcaatttcttggcgttcacagaaacaaacattcgtaacaacttcatcaaatcacgccaaGATTATTGCATTatatgaagcaagtcgtgaatatgtgtggttaaaatcaatgacacaacatatccaaacttcttgtggattatcagtagacaagaagcctgtgacgttgcATGAAGACAATGTTGCATGTAtttctcaaatgaaagaaggatacatcaaaagtgacagaaccaaacatatccccctaaagttctttgcctacactcaagagcttgagaagaataaagatattgatatctgttacattcaatcaagtgagaactcatcagatctcttcacaaaggcacttcccacgacgatattcaaaaatcatatatacaataTTGGGATGtgcaatctacggaatatgtgaagaatcactcatattaacatgagggggagtttacgtggctgcactcttttttccttgctatggtttttatcccactgggtttttcctagtaaggtttttaacgaggcagcataaaacatgtaataaagacaatcatcatatgacgatcatcatcacaaggggaagtgttaaaaatatattatattatattagaattgttgaaaattgagttgtattattttaaaaattagtgtgtgatgatgtagatgatgatgatttaatttttggactaatctcccattgagatctataaataggtctctccatttgtgtagaaaaacacaatttgagagaataaatttaaagtgtggagtttgagaatattttgagtttttgagttttataaattttacttttcacaacattatgaaatttattatttttaagataaTCCTTGTTCTATTTTCCCTCAAGTGGTGAAGTATTTTCTATTTCTCCTTAGATAATCCAATATTGTGTTTAAAGAAGAAACATTAGTTATTttacaaattatttaaaaaagccaatatcttttaaattttttttctaacttattaatattttttttcacgaTCTGGACGGTAAATATCAAATTATCGAACATAAATTTATACTTTTTCCATTGTTTCACCCACAATATATACTGTATAATTCTCCAAAAGACACAAGCGAgtaatattttgaatttgtgAATGTGGAGCAAGAGGTTCCTCCTATTTAATGCAAGCATGAGCTTTCAACGATTAAACATTAAGGGTGTGTTTGAATAGAAGAATTTGGCTTTATGGGAGAATTTTAAATCAAATGATTAGGTTGATAATGAATTTGAAATTGAaacgaaaaaataataattgaacaaCACTCGGTTCATTCTAATTTTGAGTCAAATAGAAGAGGGATCATGTATTTGAGAATTGGATCTGCAATCAAATTCAAACCCACTCAAATCCAAATGCAACCTAAGGTAATCTGAAGCCAAAGAAGGAAACATGAAACAGATCGATTCATAGAGATCAATTACTTCCATCCCCAGCTAACAGCaggaaattaataaataaaatccattATGTGCAAACAATAAATCTATCCTAGCAAAATCAGACAACTTTCAAGGGTTTAGCGCAACAGGAATGCATTACAAGTCGATTGGTGTAAGGTTCCTCTGGGTTAAGCTGCTGCAGTTCCTAATCGGTGCATGTAGATTCCACATCTTCGACACTGACTGGTTGATGCAGCTACATTCACGAAGACAACCTTTTAACATCATGACTCAACTAGCAGAAAAGTACTTCCCAAGAAGATGAAAAATATCGTCAACCAATCATCAGGGAACTTACCGCTTGTGCAATGGGAAACCAGTGAAGGGCACGCAAAAATGCGTCTTCTTTTGAGGGAATGGCATCGTGATTCCATATCGTTAAATTTTCAAATGTAGCACATGTCTTCCAGCAGTTAGAACCGTTTGCATTCTTATCAGCACTTTTCTTCCCCAAGATAGACCCTAAAAAATGTGTAATGTAAATAAATCGCATAAAAACAGCACAGTTCAACAGGCTTGACGCTTACATATGCAGAAAACATCAATGATTCAACTATTTGATTTATAAGAAAAAATTGCTTTGGTCATCACTGTTTAGTATCCCTGCAGATATAGGATCAGCATTTGCTGCTTGACCAAAAAACCATAAAATAAGATAGAAAACGAGCAATTATAAATACCAGAATAGCCTTGGGGAAGGGAAATGGTGGTGCCATGCAATTTCCTTCCTCTAAAATATGCCTCCTCCACTCTTAGGCCATCCAGCTCCATTTCTGTAAGTCAACCAATCTCAAAATCAGGAAACAAGGCAGGTGAGTGCAGTGCATCAGTGTATAGAGTGTACCTCCAGAGGGTTTCGGCTTGAAGTAGTGAGAAACAGATGTGGGGCCATTGTACTTGATGCAGCAGGGAAGCTGATGTATCTTCCCCGTCAGGTCCGTCACAATCTCCCCATCCCGTCCCAGATCAATAGTCGACCTCTCATCCGTGCTGTCCATGCGATCAATGATAGAACTAGGTATTTCTCTAGGAAAATCCCAGATAAAATCCCCTTCTTCCCGCGCCTTGCGTGACAAAATAATGATCGCAGCACATATGAACAAAGTGACAACAGCAACACTTATTATTTCAAGATAAAACGATATAATTAGACTGCAGTATaatgtttataaaaaaaacaccgAATTCATCGTCATTCTTATCCTCCTTACTGATTTGTAACTAAAAACATTGTGTCATAATGATGTAAAAGTACAAAAATAAGAGTATTAAAGTTCATGTGGTTTTAGTAAAAATCCAAGTGAGATGCGAATTTTATGATCGCAGTTTGAtttctctttcttttttttccagCTACATTACTTTAGGAATATAATCCAAAAGGCAAAAAGTAGCTTATGTAAGTTTGATACTAATAACAGGACTTGCAAGTAAGCAAAGGACAGCCCATATTAATCGTAACACGGCAATAAACCAATATGCTGCCCTAAAACCAATCAATCCCCAGCCGCACTGAATCAATTTCAATTGTACATGAACTAGAGGTAACAGAGCAACCTTAAAAATGAAATTACCCGTCGTAAACGTTTAATCCAGCATAAAGTCCGATGAACCAACAAAAGTACACAGTAGGGAGATTCAAACACTTCACAAAACACATACACTACCCAGATTTAATTTGACCATGGACTTAGTTTCTGGGATAACCATACCAAGCTCGGAACCCATTAAAATTCCGACAAGAAAAGAGAAAAAGAACGAAACCCATGAAAATTCACGAACCATTCGAATGCTAATTCTTGCAAAAATAAAACCAGTTTACCCAAACATCCATTTGAACAGAAAATAAGAAAACAGGGTAAAAAACGAACCGCGATTTTCGTCTCCTACCTTGCAAGCTTCGAAATGGAAAAGGTAGACGGATTAATTCGCCTCAGCTTCCTCCTCCAATTTTCCCTCCAGTCCAGTGTTGGAACCAGGATGGGTATGGGTTGAACCCGATTTGTACCCAATGTTAACGGGTGGGTCAGATAAATCCATGGAaccatttcaattttttttttttgacgtaTCTCATTTTTaggtaataaataaattaataacaaaaTTCGAAAAAATAATCAACAACCAAATTTGACTCTCTTTTTTAATTTCCAAACAAACACTTTCTTTCTCtatttttcatcaaaaatatttttgactcCAAAACACGCATATTATTTTGTTTCTTCAACAGATAAAAATTTTACTTCTCCAATAAACAGGAGCAAAAATAACATAAACACAACCAAAAAAATTTACACACAATATGAATACCAAATCTAATTCTAGATTTAGATGTCATGGTTCGAAGAATATTATTACAAGTTTACAATCATTCACATGCTAATATCCTTTCAACGTTGTTcctgaaaaaacaaaaatatataacCAATTCTTAAGCCCATGCTACCTAAATATTTAATGATATTTACAAAGAAACACAATTATTGTAACAATCTATGAACTAGACAATAAAACTGCTACTGCATTTCATGAGAGCATGAATCAGATCCCTGCAGGCCATCCGCCTTTCCTAGGATCACTGACAGCCGTTAGTACTCCATGAATAACATTGTCGTTTCTCACTTTTCGACCAGAGTTCACCGAGCTGCTTAGATTTTGAACCACAAGCTGACATATTGCCCCTCCTGTCTTTGCCTTCAGTTGATGACCTCTGTCTCTCAGGAAATGCTTGTTCTCTTCGGAAAGTTCGATGTGTTCGCCATCCACAACGGTCCAATTCTCATAAGACACGATGTTTGGAATCAGCTGGATGAAAAATGTTTAACCAAATTCATGATTTGACAAATGCTTCCTAAATTTTAGGATTCAAATTTAGAATACGGCAATACCCTGTGGTAAACTCTTGCACTCTGTACAGCTGCTAAGGGTTCCATTCCTAAGATAAAATGGTTGATGAAAACCTGCACAACTGCAGGTATTATGTCTAAGCCACCGCTGCCGCCAAGGACCCCTACCAACTGATCATCCTATAAATGGTTTACAAATAAATTGCATTAGCACATAAAATAGAGTCTCATCCTATAAATGTGCTTCATCTAATCCTGATCATGGCTGAAAAATCGTTCGAAACATGGTCCAACACCTTACCTTGAGGACGATTATGGGTGTCATGGAAGATAAGGGCCTCTTGTTTGGTGTAATAAAATTAGTTGGAGCAGGAGGGAGTTTGTCAAGGGATGCGTCAGTCGGTATCGAGAAATCATCCATTTCATTGTTGAGAATGATGCCAGTACGCGGAGAGAGCACACCGCCTCCAAATGCATAATTTACTGTGGTTGTCATGGACACGGCATTTCGATCTGAATCCACCACACAGAAGTGGCTTGTTCCATGATCCCTAAGTTGGCTCCACCTAAAAAGAACGAATAATTTTAGAATCATTTTGATATCAAAAAATGATGTGCGATCCAGTAAGGGATGCAAAAAAGAACCTGTGCATATAATACTCGGGAGGAAATGTAGTATTGTCAAATATCTTTTTTTGAATTATCTTTGCGAAAGAAGGGGAAAGCATGTCGGACACAATATCATTGATACTGACAAATTTGGGATCTCCAAGATTCATTCGAATAGCAAACATGTGTTTCAATGCTTCAATAAGACGATGCAATCCCAGAGCACCCTTCATAGCATCTCGATGACTTCCATAACTATCTAAGATATTCAGAACCTATAATTCATCAATCATCAAATAGTAATCAAATATAGACATCTTCGATCCAGTTATAAGGTTCAAATAGAGCATAAACCCACCAAAGAAACGCCAACTGTTCCGCTCGAAGGAGGAGCCATTCCTAGTATCTTGTATCCCATAACATTTACAGCCACAGCATCAATGGCATTTACCCGGTAGTTTCTCAAGTCTTCCATAGTCAAAATCCCACCAGCATTCCTCACATCTTCAATCAATTGTTCACCAACCGTGCCGTTATAGAAAGCTTGGGGCCCTTGTTTGGCTATTGCCTCTAAGCTGTTCCCCAGCTCCACGTTGTGGCACATTTGGCCAGCTTTTAATAATTCACCATGTGGTGCATAGACTTGTCGTAAGCCAGGATCAACCATTATCTTTTCCACATTTTTAGCAATGCTTGCTCCAAGGTATGGTCCAACTGTAAACCCATTTCTCGC comes from Henckelia pumila isolate YLH828 chromosome 4, ASM3356847v2, whole genome shotgun sequence and encodes:
- the LOC140866785 gene encoding uncharacterized protein, giving the protein MDSTDERSTIDLGRDGEIVTDLTGKIHQLPCCIKYNGPTSVSHYFKPKPSGEMELDGLRVEEAYFRGRKLHGTTISLPQGYSGSILGKKSADKNANGSNCWKTCATFENLTIWNHDAIPSKEDAFLRALHWFPIAQALHQPVSVEDVESTCTD
- the LOC140863051 gene encoding glutathione hydrolase 3 codes for the protein MGQQDFRASLLNHKRRNNSTLCVFLVLLAIACISLRGDLSPWLGKDDHKLNGRLRFGKSDVVQSQHAIVAADDGRCSEIGVSMLEKGGHAVDAAVATAICLGVVSPMSSGIGGGGFMVVRSSSSSDALAIDMRETAPEAASQNMYENNAAAKFRGALSMGVPGELAGLHVAWLKFGRLPWRILFEPAIELARNGFTVGPYLGASIAKNVEKIMVDPGLRQVYAPHGELLKAGQMCHNVELGNSLEAIAKQGPQAFYNGTVGEQLIEDVRNAGGILTMEDLRNYRVNAIDAVAVNVMGYKILGMAPPSSGTVGVSLVLNILDSYGSHRDAMKGALGLHRLIEALKHMFAIRMNLGDPKFVSINDIVSDMLSPSFAKIIQKKIFDNTTFPPEYYMHRWSQLRDHGTSHFCVVDSDRNAVSMTTTVNYAFGGGVLSPRTGIILNNEMDDFSIPTDASLDKLPPAPTNFITPNKRPLSSMTPIIVLKDDQLVGVLGGSGGLDIIPAVVQVFINHFILGMEPLAAVQSARVYHRLIPNIVSYENWTVVDGEHIELSEENKHFLRDRGHQLKAKTGGAICQLVVQNLSSSVNSGRKVRNDNVIHGVLTAVSDPRKGGWPAGI